The Pseudomonas nunensis genome includes the window CCGAGGTGTGTCAGACAAATCTTGGGGGGCTGCTGCGCAGCCCAACGGGGGCAAGCCCCCTCGCCACAGCAAGCTCCCTCGCCACAAAAGTCTACAGTCCCAATTGGCGGCGAAGTTCAGCCAACACCGGCGCTGTATCCGGTCGCACTCCGCGCCACAGGTAGAAGGCTTCCGCCGCCTGTTCGGCCAGCATCCCCAAACCATCCATCACCGCCACCGCGCCGTGTTCGCTGGCCCAGCGGCAGAACGAGGTCGGTTCCTTGCCGTACATCATGTCGTAGCACAGCGTCCTGCCCGGTTCGATCAAGCTTCCGGCAATCGGCGGTACATCGCCTGACAGGCTGGCAGACGTCGCGTTGATGATCAGGTCTACCGGCTCCTGCAACCAATCGAAACCACTGGCGGACACCGGTCCCAGATCGGCGAACAGTTGCGCGAGCAACTCGGCTTTTTCCACCGTGCGGTTGGCGATGATCAGCGACGCCGGTTGTTCCGCCAGCAAGGGTTCCAGCGCACCGCGCACCGCACCGCCGGCTCCCAGCAGCAGGATGCGTTTGTCCTTGAGGCTGAAACCGGCGTTGACCGTCAGGTCGCGCACCAGCCCGGCGCCGTCAGTGTTGTCGCCCAACAACGTGCCATCGGCCAGTTTGCTCAAGGTGTTGACCGCACCGGCACGCTGCGCGCGCGGCGTCAGGCTGTCGGCCAGGCGATAGGCCTCTTCCTTGAACGGTACCGTGACATTTGCCCCACGCCCTTCAACGAAAAATGTCCGGGCAAATTCGGAAAAGTCATCGAGCGGCGCCAGCGAAGTGCTGTAGTCCAATTGTTCACCGGTCTGCTCGGCAAACAGGCGATGAATCAGCGGCGACTTGCTGTGGCCAATCGGGTTACCGAATACGACATAACGATCCATCAGGATTCCTCTCAGCCCTTGGCCAACCAGTCACGATCTTGCAGGAAGTACTCGGTCAGGCGCGCTTCTTCGCTGCCCGGCTCGGCTTTCCAGTCATAACCCCAGCGCACTTGCGGCGGCAGGGACATCAGGATCGATTCGGTACGACCGCCCGATTGCAGGCCGAACAAGGTGCCACGGTCGTAGACCAGGTTGAACTCGACGTAACGGCCACGGCGGAATTCCTGGAATTCACGCTGTTTGGCGGTGAACGCATCGTTCTTGCGCCGCTGCACAATCGGCAGGTAGGCGTTGATGAACGCATCGCCAATGGCACGCATGAAAGCGAAGCTGGTGTCGAAGTCCCACTCGTTCAAGTCATCGAAAAACAGACCGCCGATGCCCCGGGGCTCGTGACGATGCTTGATGTGGAAATAGCTGTCGCACCAAGCCTTGTAACGCGGGTAGACGTCCTCGCCGAACGGCGCGCAAGCCTGTTCAGCGACGCGGTGCCAGTGCACGCAATCTTCTTCATTGCCGTAATAGGGAGTCAGGTCGAAGCCGCCGCCGAACCACCAGACCGGTTCTTCACCTTCTTTTTCGGCGATGAAAAAGCGCACGTTGGCGTGGGATGTCGGCACATGCGGATTGTGCGGGTGAATAACCAGGGACACGCCCAACGCTTCGAAACCGCGCCCGGCCAGTTCCGGCCGATGAGCGCTGGCGGACGGTGGGAGACCGCTGCCAAACACGTGGGAAAAGTTGACGCCGCCCTTTTCGATCACTGTGCCGTTTTCGATTACCCGGGTGCGACCGCCACCGCCAGCAGGGCGAGTCCAGGCGTCTTCGACGAAGCGCGTGCCGCCGTCCTCGGTTTCCAGGGCGGCGCAAATGCGGTCTTGCAGGTCGAGCAGGTAGGCTTTTACGGCCTCGGTGCGGGTCGTCATGTCATCACCTTGAATCGGGCAAAACTACGCGGCGCTCCATCGGAGCGGGGGCCGGCGCAAATGGGCGCGTAGCATAACATTGCAGCAACGCCCGCCGCAGTTGACGAAGATCAAGCTTAGGAGTTCGATAGGGAGCTTCGTAAAACGATGTTAGGAGAAGGCAGATGGCAAAGCGTATTCAGATCCGCGCCCATGGCGGCCCCGAAGTGCTCGAGTATGTCGATTACCAACCCGCCGAACCCGGCCCGCATCAAGTGCGCGTCACCAACAAGGCCATCGGCCTGAACTTCATCGACACCTATTTCCGCAGCGGCCTCTATCCGCCGCCTGCCTTGCCGTCGGGCCTGGGCTCTGAAGGCGCGGGCGTGGTGGACGCGGTGGGCAGCGACGTTACCCGCTTCAAGGTCGGCGATCGCGTGGCCTACGGCAGTGGCCCGTTGGGTGCCTACAGCCAGGTTCACGTGTTGCCGGAAGCCAATCTGGTGCTGCTGCCGGACGCCATCAGTTTCGAACAGGCCGCCGGCGTGATGCTCAAGGGCCTCACCGTGCAGTACTTGTTGCGTCAGACGTATGAACTCAAGGGTGGCGAAACCATCCTGTTCCACGCGGCGGCCGGCGGTGTCGGTTCCCTGGCGTGCCAGTGGGCCAAGGCATTGGGCGTGAAGCTGATCGGCACCGTCAGTTCAGCGGAGAAGGCCGCACTGGCCAAGGCCAACGGCGCCTGGGCGACCATTGATTACAGCCACGAAAACGTCGCGCAACGGGTGCTGGAATTGACTGACGGGAAAAAAGTCCCGGTGGTGTACGACGGCGTAGGCAAGGACACTTGGTTGACATCGCTCGATAGCGTGTCGCCTCGAGGCCTGGTGGTGAGCTTCGGCAATGCGTCGGGCGCGGTGGATGGCGTGAATCTGGGGATTCTGGCGGCGAAAGGTTCGCTGTACGTGACCCGTCCGACCCTGGGTACCTACGCCAACAACGCCGAGAACTTGCAGCGCATGGCGAATGAGCTGTTCGAGATGATCATCAGTGGCAAGTTGACGGTGGACATCAGCCAGACGTTTGCACTGGCTGATGCGGCCAAGGCGCAGACTGAATTGTCGGCGCGGCGGACTACCGGTTCGATTGTTTTGTTGCCGTAACGCCGCACTGTGGCGAGGGAGCTTGCTCCCTCGCCACAAGTCACTCAGGTGTCAGCCCTGGCGCACTACATGCCCGGTCGCCACATCCCGAATCACACTCGGGTTCTTGCGCCCACCCAGATTGCCGCCGAGCACCAGATCAAGCTGCCCACGGAAATACTGCTCGATGCGCAGCCGCGTTCGCGCCGCCGGCCGGCCCTGTGGGTTGGCGGAGGTGGACACCAATGGCCCGACCAACGCACACAAGTCCCGCACCAACGGATGATCGCTGACCCGCAGCGCCACGGTTTCATGCACGCCGGTAATCCATTGCGGCAACAGATTCTGGTGTGGCACCAACCATGTGTTCGGACCCGGCCAGGTGCTGGCCATGCGGTCCATCCACAGTTCAGGGAAGTCTTCGAAGAGGAAGTCGAACTGGCGAATGTTGTCCGCCACAAGGATCAGCCCCTTACTCACTGACCGGCCCTTGAGCATCAGCAGACGATCCACTGCCTCTTCGTCCCACGGGTCACAACCCAGGCCCCAGACGGCTTCGGTTGGGTAGGCAATTACCGCTCCTGCGCGAATTGCTTGTGCGGCTTGTTGCACCCGCCAGCTGTTGACCATGAAAAACTCTCCGGAATAAGGCTCTGCGCAGTTTACCGATCTTCCTTATAAAACCTAGCTCACCCGCGCAAACCAGCGTCCGCTTTCGCACACCGCCCGGCCATCCATTTCCAGTTCAGTCAATGCCGCCAACACTTTGGGCAAGGCCCAGCCACTGCTGTTTGCCAGCGCTTCACTGGTGTGAGGCGCCGCGTGCAGCAACATCAGCAAGGGATGAGTCGCTGGCGGCGCGTTCATGGACAACGGCAACTGCTGCCAGCCGCGCAAGGCTTCGAGGATGTGCTCGATGGTTTCCACCAGCATCGCACCGTCGCGGATCAGCTGATGACAGCCCTTGGCGCCGGGATGATGAATCGATCCTGGAATCGCATAAACCTCGCGACCTTGCTCCGCTGCGAGCCTGGCGGTAATCAACGAACCACTGGCGACACTGGCCTCGACCACCAGCACGCCGAGGGACAAACCGCTGATGATCCGGTTGCGCCGGGGGAAGTTGCTGGCGGTCGGGCCGGCGTCCAGCGGAAACTCCGAAAGCACTGCGCTGCCCGATGCAATCATGGCGTCCGCCAGCCGCCGGTTGCGCTGTGGATAAAACTTTTCAAGTCCCGTGCCAAGTACCCCGACCGTTTGGCCGCCCACGTCCAAAGCCGCTTGGTGCGCGGCAGCATCAATGCCCAGGGCCAGACCACTCGTAATGACGAATCCGGCGCCCGCCAAACTGCGGGAAAAGGCAGCCGCGGTGTCCATGCCCGGCCTCGATGCGCGGCGACTGCCGACCATCGCCAATTGCGGTTTTTCCAGGATGCCCGGATCGCCGGCAACAAATAACAGTGGCGGTGCATCGCTGATTTCTGCCAGCAACGCCGGGTACTCCGGCTGGTCCCACATCAGCAAATGCTGACCCGGACGCTCTAGCCAGGCCAATGCGTGGCTCGCGCCGTCGCGGATTTCACTGGAGCGTCGAGCCTCGGCACTGGCCGCCGGCAAACCCAACGAACGCCAGGCACTGGCCGGCGCGCTGATAGCTTTTGATGCCGAGCCAAACGCTTCGAGCAGTTTCTTGAATCGCATCGGTCCCAGTTCGGGCAAGCGGTGCAGACGTAAACGCGCCTCCAGTTCCGCAGGGGAAACCGGGGTAAAAGCGGAAAGCGACATGGATCATCCTTGATCGTTATGAGCCCCGTTCAAACGGGAATAAGCTGTGGATAACTCTGTTGGTAACTTGTGGAGCAGGCTAAGGATTCCGCACCTTATCCAGGACCGCCAGTGAGCGCGATGCGTTGAGAACCAGCCCGTAACTGAGTTTGTCGTAAGTGCGGAAAACCATCAGCAGACCCGCGCGCTCATCGGGGATTTTCAGCGGCTGGCCGGTGACCCGGTCACGCACGGTTTCACCGGTTTTCATCACCACCAGCACGTTGCCTTCGGCTAATCCGTCGCGTTGTCCCTTGTTCAGCGTGACCACGTCCATCGCGCCAATCTGCGTGACCCCGCGTGGCACATCGATGATCAAGCCATTGATGTCGGTTTTCGGCGCGCTGGGCATGAAAGTCGAATTGATCGCTCGCTCTTCGCCGCTGAACAAACGGTCGCCGAGGCGGACTTCCTGGGTGGTGCGTTGCAGCGCCAGGGTGGCGACATCGCCTTCGGTCGCGACAATCTCGCCGCCGCCAATGTCGTCGGCGTTGATCCCCAGGAACTCCTTGCTCTGCGGATCGGTGTAGACCTTGCCCTGGCGGAAGATGCCGTACACCGGCTGGTTGGGGTCGAAATGCCCGCGCGCGAAAATCCGGTCGCCGGTGCCGCTGAGCACTCGCTCGGCATCGCCGGCGACGATGTAGGGCGCCTTGTCGAAGTCCTCGACCTTGTCGACGATGCGGTTGCTCAACAGAAAGCTGTTGATCGATTGCAGCGGGATGCTCGGGATCGCATCGGCCACCGGGCTGCTGCGGATACGGGGCGAGAGCTTGATGGTGCCCCGGGATTCGCCGCGATTGAGGGTCAAGCGCGGCTGGCCGTCGACATAGACCAGCGTCAACGTGTCGCCGGGATAGATGAGATTGGGGTTCTGGATTTGCGGATTGACCTGCCACAGCTCGGGCCATTTCCACGGCTCACGCAGGAATTTGCCGGAGATGTCCCAAAGTGTGTCGCCCCTTACCACTGTGTATTGCTGCGGAAAACCTTCCTTGAGTTGCACTTGCCCGTGCGCCAAACCGGCCGAGGCCAGAAGGAGCAAGGCGAGTAGTGATTTCCTCATGCGGTGAATCCCTTTAT containing:
- the aroE gene encoding shikimate dehydrogenase codes for the protein MDRYVVFGNPIGHSKSPLIHRLFAEQTGEQLDYSTSLAPLDDFSEFARTFFVEGRGANVTVPFKEEAYRLADSLTPRAQRAGAVNTLSKLADGTLLGDNTDGAGLVRDLTVNAGFSLKDKRILLLGAGGAVRGALEPLLAEQPASLIIANRTVEKAELLAQLFADLGPVSASGFDWLQEPVDLIINATSASLSGDVPPIAGSLIEPGRTLCYDMMYGKEPTSFCRWASEHGAVAVMDGLGMLAEQAAEAFYLWRGVRPDTAPVLAELRRQLGL
- the hemF gene encoding oxygen-dependent coproporphyrinogen oxidase, coding for MTTRTEAVKAYLLDLQDRICAALETEDGGTRFVEDAWTRPAGGGGRTRVIENGTVIEKGGVNFSHVFGSGLPPSASAHRPELAGRGFEALGVSLVIHPHNPHVPTSHANVRFFIAEKEGEEPVWWFGGGFDLTPYYGNEEDCVHWHRVAEQACAPFGEDVYPRYKAWCDSYFHIKHRHEPRGIGGLFFDDLNEWDFDTSFAFMRAIGDAFINAYLPIVQRRKNDAFTAKQREFQEFRRGRYVEFNLVYDRGTLFGLQSGGRTESILMSLPPQVRWGYDWKAEPGSEEARLTEYFLQDRDWLAKG
- a CDS encoding NADPH:quinone reductase; protein product: MAKRIQIRAHGGPEVLEYVDYQPAEPGPHQVRVTNKAIGLNFIDTYFRSGLYPPPALPSGLGSEGAGVVDAVGSDVTRFKVGDRVAYGSGPLGAYSQVHVLPEANLVLLPDAISFEQAAGVMLKGLTVQYLLRQTYELKGGETILFHAAAGGVGSLACQWAKALGVKLIGTVSSAEKAALAKANGAWATIDYSHENVAQRVLELTDGKKVPVVYDGVGKDTWLTSLDSVSPRGLVVSFGNASGAVDGVNLGILAAKGSLYVTRPTLGTYANNAENLQRMANELFEMIISGKLTVDISQTFALADAAKAQTELSARRTTGSIVLLP
- a CDS encoding L-threonylcarbamoyladenylate synthase, with the protein product MVNSWRVQQAAQAIRAGAVIAYPTEAVWGLGCDPWDEEAVDRLLMLKGRSVSKGLILVADNIRQFDFLFEDFPELWMDRMASTWPGPNTWLVPHQNLLPQWITGVHETVALRVSDHPLVRDLCALVGPLVSTSANPQGRPAARTRLRIEQYFRGQLDLVLGGNLGGRKNPSVIRDVATGHVVRQG
- the dprA gene encoding DNA-processing protein DprA; the protein is MSLSAFTPVSPAELEARLRLHRLPELGPMRFKKLLEAFGSASKAISAPASAWRSLGLPAASAEARRSSEIRDGASHALAWLERPGQHLLMWDQPEYPALLAEISDAPPLLFVAGDPGILEKPQLAMVGSRRASRPGMDTAAAFSRSLAGAGFVITSGLALGIDAAAHQAALDVGGQTVGVLGTGLEKFYPQRNRRLADAMIASGSAVLSEFPLDAGPTASNFPRRNRIISGLSLGVLVVEASVASGSLITARLAAEQGREVYAIPGSIHHPGAKGCHQLIRDGAMLVETIEHILEALRGWQQLPLSMNAPPATHPLLMLLHAAPHTSEALANSSGWALPKVLAALTELEMDGRAVCESGRWFARVS
- a CDS encoding LysM peptidoglycan-binding domain-containing protein, whose amino-acid sequence is MRKSLLALLLLASAGLAHGQVQLKEGFPQQYTVVRGDTLWDISGKFLREPWKWPELWQVNPQIQNPNLIYPGDTLTLVYVDGQPRLTLNRGESRGTIKLSPRIRSSPVADAIPSIPLQSINSFLLSNRIVDKVEDFDKAPYIVAGDAERVLSGTGDRIFARGHFDPNQPVYGIFRQGKVYTDPQSKEFLGINADDIGGGEIVATEGDVATLALQRTTQEVRLGDRLFSGEERAINSTFMPSAPKTDINGLIIDVPRGVTQIGAMDVVTLNKGQRDGLAEGNVLVVMKTGETVRDRVTGQPLKIPDERAGLLMVFRTYDKLSYGLVLNASRSLAVLDKVRNP